TCATTAAAGACCGCGAGACGGGACAATCCCGTGGATTTGGGTTTGTAGAAATGCCCGATGACGACGAAGCAAAGGCCGCAATGGAGGCCCTCAACGGAGCAGACCTAGGAGGCCGCGACCTCCGCGTAAACGAAGCACGTCCACGCGAAGAGCGTCCGGGTGGATTTCAGCGCCGCGAAGGCGGTGGTGGCCCTCGCCGTGATTTTGGTGACCGTCCGCCGCGCCGCGATTTTGGTGATCGCCCACGCCGTGATTTTGGTGACCGCCCGCCACGTCGCGATTTTGGCAGTGACCGTCCGCCACGCCGTGATGCATCGGCTCGTCCACCCCGTCGTTGGGACAATGACGAAGAATAAGCCGCATCTATAAGCGTTTGATAAACCGCCTTACGTCCTGTGAGGCGGTTTTTTTATTCCGGTTCAAGCAAAAAGGCGAAATCCGCGTTGGCGTTTAAGTCTCTGATTTCGGCTCCATATTGAAAAATCCGCACATCGTATTCGCCTTGCATATGGATTTCGTCGCCCTCAATTCGGAAAAGACATCCTTCCGGCAATCCTACCACCTTTACAGCGCGGTTCACCTCAATAAATTCCTTGATTCGGTCGTCTCGGGTTTCCCCCATATACCCTGACGGATGTAATGCCGTATAATGGGGGTTGATCTGAAATGGGATCAAGTTGAGGGCATCAAAACGGGGCGGCATTATGATGGGCATATCGTTCGTGGTTTGGAGTGTT
This Bacteroidetes Order II. bacterium DNA region includes the following protein-coding sequences:
- a CDS encoding RNA-binding protein translates to MNIFVGNLSGETSAEDLRATFSEYGYVKHTAVIKDRETGQSRGFGFVEMPDDDEAKAAMEALNGADLGGRDLRVNEARPREERPGGFQRREGGGGPRRDFGDRPPRRDFGDRPRRDFGDRPPRRDFGSDRPPRRDASARPPRRWDNDEE